The DNA sequence TGCTTAGGAGAGGATATGGATCCATAGACATACAGACATTACCGAATTGCAAACATATCAATGGTTACCTAATTAATTACCTGATTTTTGAAAAGTGCGTTTTTGACGTTCTAGTGATCTTAACATGGAAGAGTTATTTGTTACTGCAGAATCATGTAATCGAAACTATACAATGGAGGGAGATACCTAGAACCTTTAGCATTTGATAAACCAAAATGAGAaattaacaaagaaaagaaaagaggattTTAACAGCTAGATTATTGAGATGGTTGTTAAGGTCAATGATGGGCTGATATCTACAGAGACCTCCGACTTCCGGCCTGGTGTAAATGCACCTTCATCAGGCAACTGATCAATCACCGTCCGACAGATGGGGCAATCAGAGTGAGAGTAGAGCCACATGTCTATACAAGGCGCGTGGAATGTGTGCTTGCATTTTGGCAGTTGCCTCACAAATTCCTCATTCTGTAAACCTCTTAAGCACACCACGCATTCATTTTGATCAGAATTCTCTTCTTCGTGATTTGGATCATCACTCAATTCTTTCTTGTAGTTGAATGTGATCACATCCGGCTTCAGTTTCTGGTAACTAAAGTACTTCTCCTTGGCTGGGTCCTCCTGCTGGCTTAATGTTGGAGCAGATAGTATTTGCCTACCATATAAGTACCATGCTACGGTAAATACAATGTAAATTACAAAGCAAATGAGTATCACCCCTAAGATCATAATGCCAGAAAAAAGCAACGATATTGACATGGCTTTAACTCTCTTGCTGACAATACTGATTAATATTGTTTGATC is a window from the Rosa chinensis cultivar Old Blush chromosome 2, RchiOBHm-V2, whole genome shotgun sequence genome containing:
- the LOC112186038 gene encoding RING-H2 finger protein ATL2, which gives rise to MSISLLFSGIMILGVILICFVIYIVFTVAWYLYGRQILSAPTLSQQEDPAKEKYFSYQKLKPDVITFNYKKELSDDPNHEEENSDQNECVVCLRGLQNEEFVRQLPKCKHTFHAPCIDMWLYSHSDCPICRTVIDQLPDEGAFTPGRKSEVSVDISPSLTLTTISII